The Rhodospirillales bacterium genomic interval GATCGAGTTTCCCGACCTGCCCGGCTGCGTTTCCGACGGCGAGACGCCCGAGAAGGCCATCGCCAGCGGTCGCGCGGCGGTGCGCGCCTGGATCGCCGCCGCCAAGGCGCATCGCGATCCTGTGCCGCCGCCGTCGGCGCGCGCGACCTATAGCGGCAAGTGGCAAATCCGCATGGCGCGGTCGCTGCACCACCGGCTGGCGGAGCGCGCGAAGGCGGAAGGCGTCAGCCTGAACGTGTTCGCCACCACCATCCTCGCCGAGGCCCTGGGTCGCCCGGCGCGCTCGCGCCAAGACCGGAAGATCCGGCGCGCGGGCGAATCGTCGCGCGAAGGCGCGCCTACCGGCGCGACGCGCGCATAAAATAATGCGCCTCTATCGGGGCGCGCGGCCTGAGCGTGCCTACCCCTTCGGCG includes:
- a CDS encoding type II toxin-antitoxin system HicB family antitoxin; translation: MARGPEYPFVITPLERADGGGYLIEFPDLPGCVSDGETPEKAIASGRAAVRAWIAAAKAHRDPVPPPSARATYSGKWQIRMARSLHHRLAERAKAEGVSLNVFATTILAEALGRPARSRQDRKIRRAGESSREGAPTGATRA